From a single Pseudomonadota bacterium genomic region:
- the tolQ gene encoding protein TolQ has protein sequence MRNVIFAQLVTLRSMDAAAAPSAELDPVQLVLNASFVVMAVMVILAAMSVVCWFIIGAKLVRLSQATNQSLRFLDQFWDSDLGYGWDAKRLEGVYASLSRVKRAPLAMVFRAGYVELARILSGARPGPDGQARMAGGDIYSVERALRRASASEVTSLETAVPFLATTGSTAPFVGLFGTVWGIMNSFISIAAQQNASLDVVAPGIAEALIATAIGLAAAIPAVMGYNYFVRRIHVLQSEMEAFSSDYLNIVRRHFLME, from the coding sequence ATGCGCAATGTGATCTTCGCCCAGCTCGTTACGCTCAGGAGCATGGACGCGGCAGCCGCGCCTTCGGCCGAGCTCGATCCAGTCCAGCTGGTCCTGAATGCTTCGTTCGTGGTCATGGCGGTGATGGTGATACTGGCTGCAATGTCCGTGGTGTGCTGGTTCATCATCGGCGCCAAGCTGGTTCGGCTCTCGCAGGCCACCAACCAGAGCCTGCGTTTTCTCGACCAGTTCTGGGACTCGGACCTTGGCTACGGCTGGGATGCCAAGCGGCTCGAAGGGGTTTACGCGAGCCTATCTCGGGTCAAGCGGGCCCCGCTCGCCATGGTGTTTCGAGCCGGCTACGTCGAGCTGGCTCGCATCTTGTCGGGGGCGCGTCCGGGGCCGGACGGCCAGGCTCGCATGGCCGGGGGCGACATCTACAGCGTCGAGCGAGCCCTGCGACGAGCTTCGGCGAGCGAGGTCACCAGCCTCGAGACCGCTGTCCCATTCCTCGCGACGACCGGTTCCACCGCGCCCTTCGTGGGGCTCTTCGGAACGGTCTGGGGCATCATGAACTCGTTCATCTCGATCGCGGCGCAGCAAAACGCGAGCTTGGACGTGGTGGCGCCCGGAATCGCCGAGGCACTGATCGCAACGGCCATCGGCTTGGCTGCAGCCATTCCGGCGGTCATGGGGTACAACTACTTTGTGCGGCGCATCCACGTACTGCAGAGCGAGATGGAAGCCTTCTCGAGCGACTACCTCAACATCGTGCGCCGCCACTTCCTGATGGAATAG
- a CDS encoding biopolymer transporter ExbD: protein MSEINVTPLVDVMLVLLIIFMVSA, encoded by the coding sequence ATGAGCGAGATCAACGTCACACCGTTGGTGGACGTGATGCTCGTGCTGTTGATCATCTTCATGGTGAGCGCTC